In Bradyrhizobium guangxiense, the following are encoded in one genomic region:
- a CDS encoding class I SAM-dependent methyltransferase: MISNRPSVLAHDRFVADRDNFSGLDLAARFERIERTNLWGAVSSVSGLGSEDTATAAIRDALPPLLQRLGVRSLLDAPCGDAGWIGLLKLDLDYIGIDIVPALIEANNRRVADGELAGRFLVADITRDALPHADLILCRDCLVHLSFQNIARVTARFRESGAQFLLATTFPEVEDNHDCEDGDWRALNMTRAPFDWPAPRELIDERCEEGDGGWRDKSLGLWQLDALPDRIRIATDV, translated from the coding sequence ATGATCTCCAATCGTCCCTCCGTGCTTGCCCACGACCGCTTCGTCGCCGACCGCGACAATTTCTCAGGGCTGGATCTCGCTGCGCGGTTCGAGCGGATCGAGCGGACGAACCTCTGGGGCGCTGTCAGCTCGGTGTCGGGCCTCGGCTCGGAGGACACCGCCACCGCCGCGATCCGGGACGCACTTCCGCCGTTGCTGCAACGGCTCGGCGTGCGCTCGCTGCTCGATGCGCCCTGTGGCGATGCGGGCTGGATCGGCCTCCTCAAGCTCGATCTCGACTACATCGGCATCGACATCGTGCCGGCGCTGATCGAGGCCAACAACCGGCGCGTGGCGGACGGCGAACTCGCCGGCCGTTTCCTGGTTGCCGATATCACCCGCGATGCACTGCCGCACGCCGATCTGATCCTGTGCCGCGACTGCCTGGTGCATCTGAGTTTCCAGAACATCGCCCGCGTCACCGCCCGCTTTCGCGAGAGTGGCGCGCAATTCTTGCTCGCCACGACGTTTCCGGAAGTCGAGGACAATCACGATTGCGAGGACGGCGACTGGCGCGCGCTCAACATGACGAGGGCGCCGTTCGACTGGCCGGCGCCGCGCGAGTTGATCGACGAGCGGTGCGAGGAGGGCGATGGCGGTTGGCGCGACAAGAGCCTCGGGCTCTGGCAGCTGGACGCGTTGCCGGATCGCATCCGCATCGCCACGGATGTGTGA
- a CDS encoding GFA family protein has product MIDARCSCGAVALSLPGPSQLVVVCHCLDCQRRTGAPFGVGAFYAAETVTISGMPKPYVRTAASGGKVRSYFCADCGSTLYWQADNLPAMIGVAVGAIAQPDFPAPIRSVFEQSKHHWVEIEGAEHLQRGSAPKQSR; this is encoded by the coding sequence ATGATCGATGCCAGATGCAGCTGCGGTGCCGTTGCGTTGTCGCTCCCGGGACCATCGCAGCTCGTCGTCGTCTGTCATTGCCTCGACTGCCAGCGGCGAACCGGCGCGCCGTTCGGTGTCGGTGCCTTCTATGCCGCAGAGACCGTCACGATCTCGGGGATGCCAAAGCCATACGTCCGGACAGCCGCAAGCGGCGGCAAGGTCCGCAGCTATTTCTGCGCTGACTGCGGCTCAACGCTCTATTGGCAGGCCGACAATCTGCCTGCCATGATCGGCGTCGCCGTCGGCGCGATCGCGCAACCGGACTTCCCAGCGCCGATCAGATCGGTGTTCGAGCAGTCGAAACACCATTGGGTGGAGATCGAAGGTGCCGAGCACCTCCAGCGAGGCAGCGCGCCGAAGCAGTCGCGCTGA
- a CDS encoding PQQ-binding-like beta-propeller repeat protein: protein MSVRAVLVALLIWCSAPALAQQDGAALYATHCAQCHDGDAQSRVPGRGAMQAMSFDHVMGTLTSGTMAAMAKDRSDAERRAIAAFVTGKMPTAGGLAADADGRCAQQVSGFPQALDGPRWNGWGVDAGNSRFQPADMAGLTAAQVPQLRLKWAYAFPGASVSFAPPTIVGGLLFIGGTDRKVHALDARSGCTLWTLAIDAAGRAAISFAKLPGSDQVAIFFGDLRANAYAVNALTGALIWKTKVEEHAAARITGAPTLHSGVLYVPVSSLEEAAGSQASYECCTFRGSVVALDAATGKMIWQAYTIPEIPHPTGKNARGTQLFGPSGAAIWSAPTIDAQRGAVYVATSNSYSNPPAATADAILAFDLATGKLLWKQQATPKDAFVVACFTADKTNCPEDPGPDHDFGQSPILTTLRAGRRVLAIAQKSGVVHALDPDDGGKILWQTRVGKGGSLGGSEWGSAADGERIYVANSDVRFKRDGTRQLDSTQGGGLFGLDLASGKVVMDVPPVACGERPQCSPALSAAVSLIPGVVFSGSVSGFLRAYATDGKLLWEFDTARDFKAVNGVPAHGGAIDGPGPVIAGGMLYTNSGYGQWSGVPGNVLLAFEAGTE from the coding sequence ATGAGCGTACGTGCCGTGCTGGTCGCGTTGTTGATCTGGTGCAGCGCGCCGGCGCTGGCGCAGCAGGACGGTGCGGCGCTCTATGCAACGCATTGCGCGCAATGCCACGACGGCGATGCGCAGAGCCGCGTGCCGGGCCGCGGCGCCATGCAGGCGATGTCGTTCGACCATGTGATGGGGACGTTGACCTCGGGCACCATGGCCGCCATGGCGAAGGACCGCAGCGACGCCGAACGCCGTGCGATAGCTGCCTTCGTCACCGGCAAGATGCCGACGGCTGGTGGCCTCGCGGCCGACGCGGACGGCCGCTGCGCGCAGCAGGTGAGCGGCTTTCCGCAAGCGCTCGACGGTCCGCGCTGGAACGGGTGGGGCGTCGATGCCGGCAACAGCCGCTTCCAGCCGGCCGACATGGCGGGGCTGACCGCGGCGCAGGTGCCGCAGTTGCGGTTGAAATGGGCCTATGCCTTTCCCGGCGCCTCGGTGTCCTTTGCGCCGCCGACCATCGTCGGCGGCCTGCTGTTCATCGGCGGCACCGATCGCAAGGTGCACGCGCTCGACGCACGAAGCGGCTGCACGCTGTGGACGCTGGCGATCGATGCGGCGGGGCGCGCCGCGATCAGCTTTGCGAAGCTTCCAGGCTCCGACCAGGTCGCGATCTTCTTCGGCGATCTGCGTGCCAACGCCTATGCGGTGAACGCGCTGACCGGCGCGCTGATCTGGAAGACCAAGGTCGAGGAGCATGCCGCCGCGCGCATCACCGGCGCGCCGACGCTGCATTCGGGCGTGCTCTACGTGCCGGTGTCCTCGCTCGAGGAAGCGGCCGGCTCCCAGGCCTCGTACGAATGCTGCACCTTCCGCGGCAGCGTGGTGGCGCTGGATGCGGCGACCGGCAAGATGATCTGGCAGGCCTACACGATCCCGGAGATACCGCATCCGACCGGCAAGAATGCCCGGGGCACGCAGCTGTTCGGCCCATCGGGCGCTGCGATCTGGTCGGCGCCGACGATCGATGCGCAGCGGGGCGCGGTCTATGTCGCGACCAGCAATTCCTATTCGAATCCGCCGGCCGCGACCGCCGATGCGATCCTGGCGTTCGATCTCGCGACCGGGAAGCTGTTGTGGAAGCAGCAGGCGACGCCGAAGGACGCCTTTGTCGTCGCCTGCTTCACTGCGGACAAGACCAATTGTCCCGAGGACCCCGGGCCTGATCACGATTTCGGGCAATCGCCGATCCTCACAACCTTGCGCGCTGGCAGACGTGTTCTTGCCATCGCGCAGAAGTCGGGCGTCGTGCACGCGCTCGATCCCGACGATGGCGGCAAGATCCTGTGGCAGACCCGGGTCGGGAAGGGCGGTTCACTCGGCGGCAGCGAATGGGGCTCGGCCGCGGATGGGGAGCGCATCTATGTCGCCAACTCCGACGTGCGCTTCAAGCGCGACGGCACGCGGCAGCTCGATTCCACCCAAGGCGGCGGCCTGTTCGGCCTCGATCTTGCCAGCGGGAAGGTCGTGATGGACGTGCCGCCGGTTGCTTGCGGCGAACGTCCCCAATGCAGCCCGGCGCTCTCGGCGGCGGTGAGCCTGATCCCGGGCGTCGTGTTCTCCGGCAGCGTCAGCGGCTTCCTGCGCGCCTATGCCACCGACGGCAAGCTGCTCTGGGAGTTCGACACCGCGCGGGATTTCAAGGCGGTGAACGGCGTCCCCGCCCATGGCGGCGCGATCGACGGCCCCGGGCCGGTCATCGCCGGCGGCATGCTCTACACCAATTCCGGCTACGGCCAATGGAGCGGCGTCCCCGGCAACGTGCTGCTGGCGTTCGAGGCCGGGACGGAGTGA